In Virgibacillus sp. NKC19-16, a single genomic region encodes these proteins:
- a CDS encoding alpha/beta fold hydrolase, with protein MPYVKLDSGTKLYYEDQGTGQAVIFLHGVMMSSTFFHKQVPYFSEKYRMITLDFRGHGQSSKVEYGHTVAQYARDLKLFIEKLDLRDVIIVGWSMGAFVAWDYVDKFGTENIKALTVVDQSASDFIWPDPGWEFGAFDLGAIKDLMQAIQEDQNGFNSNFIHGMYKEQPDPTEFEWILQEMNKLPSSIESTIVCNQALVDYRETLSKVNVPTLICFGSTGFFPVAAGEYIQDRIPGSKLVAFENSSHLLFLEETDKFNQEVDAFISSL; from the coding sequence TTGCCATACGTAAAACTTGATTCAGGCACTAAACTTTATTATGAAGATCAGGGTACTGGACAAGCCGTTATTTTTCTACATGGTGTGATGATGAGCAGTACGTTTTTTCATAAACAAGTACCTTATTTCAGTGAAAAATACCGCATGATTACATTAGATTTTCGTGGACATGGCCAGTCTTCGAAGGTGGAATATGGCCACACGGTCGCTCAATATGCCAGAGACCTTAAACTATTTATTGAAAAACTAGACTTACGGGATGTAATTATAGTTGGCTGGTCAATGGGGGCGTTTGTTGCCTGGGATTATGTAGATAAATTTGGAACGGAAAATATAAAAGCACTCACTGTGGTAGACCAATCCGCTTCCGATTTTATATGGCCGGATCCTGGTTGGGAATTTGGTGCCTTTGATCTCGGCGCGATAAAAGATCTAATGCAAGCGATCCAGGAAGACCAAAATGGTTTTAACAGTAATTTTATCCATGGAATGTATAAGGAACAGCCTGATCCAACTGAATTTGAATGGATATTACAGGAAATGAATAAACTGCCGTCATCCATAGAAAGTACAATTGTTTGCAACCAGGCCCTTGTTGATTATCGAGAAACACTATCAAAAGTAAATGTCCCGACATTAATTTGCTTTGGTAGCACAGGATTCTTTCCCGTTGCAGCCGGCGAGTACATCCAAGACCGGATACCCGGTTCAAAATTAGTAGCTTTTGAGAATAGCAGTCACCTCTTATTTTTAGAGGAAACAGATAAATTCAATCAAGAAGTTGATGCGTTTATCAGTAGCCTGTAA
- a CDS encoding fumarylacetoacetate hydrolase family protein — protein MKLVSYKLKQDPGHLRVGWIVNEKVYDIQEAYRQLLIYKQEKDLANLIDTILPADPNEFFSIGKRAIERATEAYNYVMVSDSPFNFFHQEDLYLSNPISSPSKIICVGKNYVDHVAEMKGDLPEFPVLFAKFDNALIGPEDVIEKSAATNKLDYEVELAVVIGKEATHVSKEQALDYVAGYTIGNDISARDLQKRTPQWLQGKTLDRSTPIGPWVVTDDEIPDPSSLAVRSYVNGEERQSSNTSHLIFDVPYLIEFISKLITLKPGDIILTGTPDGVGFAMDPPQFLQDGDVVITEIEAIGQMENTVKEMKE, from the coding sequence ATGAAACTAGTAAGCTATAAATTGAAGCAAGATCCAGGACATCTTAGAGTGGGCTGGATCGTAAACGAAAAAGTGTATGATATACAGGAAGCTTATCGCCAACTGCTGATTTATAAACAAGAAAAGGATTTAGCGAACTTAATTGATACGATTCTCCCGGCAGATCCAAATGAATTTTTCTCTATTGGGAAAAGGGCTATTGAGAGGGCAACGGAAGCTTATAACTATGTAATGGTTAGCGATAGTCCTTTCAATTTTTTTCATCAAGAAGATCTATACCTGTCAAATCCTATTTCAAGCCCGTCAAAGATCATATGCGTTGGGAAAAACTACGTAGATCATGTTGCTGAAATGAAAGGGGATTTACCGGAATTCCCTGTGCTCTTTGCCAAATTTGACAATGCGCTAATTGGCCCGGAAGACGTCATTGAAAAATCTGCTGCTACAAATAAACTGGATTATGAAGTTGAGTTAGCTGTAGTGATTGGAAAAGAAGCAACACATGTCAGCAAGGAACAGGCGTTGGATTACGTTGCCGGTTATACGATTGGAAATGATATTTCTGCCCGAGACTTGCAGAAAAGAACTCCCCAGTGGCTACAAGGAAAAACGCTGGATCGTAGCACACCGATTGGGCCATGGGTGGTTACCGATGATGAGATTCCAGACCCTTCCAGCTTAGCTGTTCGCTCGTATGTGAATGGGGAGGAGCGTCAATCCTCCAATACAAGTCATTTAATTTTCGATGTTCCTTATCTAATCGAATTTATTTCGAAACTAATCACCCTGAAACCAGGAGATATCATTTTAACAGGAACACCGGATGGCGTGGGATTCGCTATGGATCCACCACAATTTTTACAAGATGGTGATGTCGTTATAACGGAAATTGAAGCTATTGGACAGATGGAGAATACGGTTAAGGAAATGAAAGAATAG
- a CDS encoding general stress protein: protein MTKRIIGSYGSEEEAVNAVNNLEIQGYKPNDISIITNKDKTTKIKKDTDANIKSGKPGPKNNESFIDKVKRVFTDDITDPYEQLLELGVAKEDAKTHQGELKSEKFLVVVENK, encoded by the coding sequence ATGACAAAACGGATTATTGGTTCATACGGTTCTGAGGAAGAAGCTGTTAATGCAGTAAATAATTTAGAAATACAAGGATATAAGCCTAACGATATATCTATTATCACAAATAAGGATAAAACGACCAAGATAAAAAAAGATACGGATGCAAACATAAAAAGTGGCAAACCGGGACCTAAAAATAATGAGTCCTTTATAGATAAGGTAAAACGCGTATTCACCGATGATATCACTGATCCATATGAACAATTGCTCGAATTAGGCGTAGCAAAAGAAGATGCTAAAACACATCAAGGGGAATTAAAATCAGAGAAGTTCCTAGTTGTAGTTGAAAACAAATGA